The Erinaceus europaeus chromosome 16, mEriEur2.1, whole genome shotgun sequence genome includes a window with the following:
- the PIGH gene encoding phosphatidylinositol N-acetylglucosaminyltransferase subunit H isoform X1, producing MEDEQSFSDISGGRLSLQRRYYTQSCREFCLNCPRLSLRSLTAVTCTVWLVAYGLFALCENSMILSSAIFITLIGLLGYLHFVKIDQETLLIIDSLGIQMTSSYASGKESTTFIEMGKVKDIVINEAIYMQKVIYYLCILLKDPLEPQEISQVVPVFQRRDEKEMKTCSTTSPFVKFPPAGEDSRLEPRSLSL from the exons ATGGAGGACGAGCAGAGCTTCTCGGATATCAGTGGCGGGCGCCTGTCCTTGCAGCGCCGCTACTACACCCAGTCCTGCCGGGAGTTCTGTCTCAACTGCCCTCGGCTCTCGTTGCGGTCGCTCACCGCTGTCACCTGCACCGTGTGGCTGGTGGCCTACGGACTCTTCGCCCTCTGCGAG AACAGCATGATCCTCTCTTCTGCCATCTTCATCACCCTCATAGGCTTGCTTGGATACCTCCATTTTGTGAAGATTGATCAGGAGACTCTTTTAATCATTGATTCCCTTGGCATCCAAATGACTTCGTCCTATGCCTCAGGCAAAGAAAGTACCACCTTCATTGAGATGGGCAAGGTGAAGGATATTGTCATCAATGAGGCCATTTACATG CAGAAGGTTATATACTACCTCTGTATTTTATTGAAGGATCCGTTGGAACCACAAGAAATATCCCAAGTAGTACCCGTCTTCCAG aggagggatgagaaagagatgaagacctgcagcactacttccccatttgtgaagtttccccctgcaggtgaggattcacggcttgaacccaggtccttgtcattgtaa
- the PIGH gene encoding phosphatidylinositol N-acetylglucosaminyltransferase subunit H isoform X6 has translation MEDEQSFSDISGGRLSLQRRYYTQSCREFCLNCPRLSLRSLTAVTCTVWLVAYGLFALCENSMILSSAIFITLIGLLGYLHFVKIDQETLLIIDSLGIQMTSSYASGKESTTFIEMGKVKDIVINEAIYMQKVIYYLCILLKDPLEPQEISQVVPVFQTCFIDLQCWRFGLIMNNFTIL, from the exons ATGGAGGACGAGCAGAGCTTCTCGGATATCAGTGGCGGGCGCCTGTCCTTGCAGCGCCGCTACTACACCCAGTCCTGCCGGGAGTTCTGTCTCAACTGCCCTCGGCTCTCGTTGCGGTCGCTCACCGCTGTCACCTGCACCGTGTGGCTGGTGGCCTACGGACTCTTCGCCCTCTGCGAG AACAGCATGATCCTCTCTTCTGCCATCTTCATCACCCTCATAGGCTTGCTTGGATACCTCCATTTTGTGAAGATTGATCAGGAGACTCTTTTAATCATTGATTCCCTTGGCATCCAAATGACTTCGTCCTATGCCTCAGGCAAAGAAAGTACCACCTTCATTGAGATGGGCAAGGTGAAGGATATTGTCATCAATGAGGCCATTTACATG CAGAAGGTTATATACTACCTCTGTATTTTATTGAAGGATCCGTTGGAACCACAAGAAATATCCCAAGTAGTACCCGTCTTCCAG ACTTGTTTTATAGACTTACAGTGTTGGAGATTTGGCCTCATAATGAACAACTTCACCATACTTTAG
- the PIGH gene encoding phosphatidylinositol N-acetylglucosaminyltransferase subunit H isoform X9 has product MEDEQSFSDISGGRLSLQRRYYTQSCREFCLNCPRLSLRSLTAVTCTVWLVAYGLFALCENSMILSSAIFITLIGLLGYLHFVKIDQETLLIIDSLGIQMTSSYASGKESTTFIEMGKVKDIVINEAIYMQKVIYYLCILLKDPLEPQEISQVVPVFQTYSVGDLAS; this is encoded by the exons ATGGAGGACGAGCAGAGCTTCTCGGATATCAGTGGCGGGCGCCTGTCCTTGCAGCGCCGCTACTACACCCAGTCCTGCCGGGAGTTCTGTCTCAACTGCCCTCGGCTCTCGTTGCGGTCGCTCACCGCTGTCACCTGCACCGTGTGGCTGGTGGCCTACGGACTCTTCGCCCTCTGCGAG AACAGCATGATCCTCTCTTCTGCCATCTTCATCACCCTCATAGGCTTGCTTGGATACCTCCATTTTGTGAAGATTGATCAGGAGACTCTTTTAATCATTGATTCCCTTGGCATCCAAATGACTTCGTCCTATGCCTCAGGCAAAGAAAGTACCACCTTCATTGAGATGGGCAAGGTGAAGGATATTGTCATCAATGAGGCCATTTACATG CAGAAGGTTATATACTACCTCTGTATTTTATTGAAGGATCCGTTGGAACCACAAGAAATATCCCAAGTAGTACCCGTCTTCCAG ACTTACAGTGTTGGAGATTTGGCCTCATAA
- the PIGH gene encoding phosphatidylinositol N-acetylglucosaminyltransferase subunit H isoform X3, with the protein MEDEQSFSDISGGRLSLQRRYYTQSCREFCLNCPRLSLRSLTAVTCTVWLVAYGLFALCENSMILSSAIFITLIGLLGYLHFVKIDQETLLIIDSLGIQMTSSYASGKESTTFIEMGKVKDIVINEAIYMQKVIYYLCILLKDPLEPQEISQVVPVFQSAKPRLDCLIEVYRSCQEVLANQKATSTRS; encoded by the exons ATGGAGGACGAGCAGAGCTTCTCGGATATCAGTGGCGGGCGCCTGTCCTTGCAGCGCCGCTACTACACCCAGTCCTGCCGGGAGTTCTGTCTCAACTGCCCTCGGCTCTCGTTGCGGTCGCTCACCGCTGTCACCTGCACCGTGTGGCTGGTGGCCTACGGACTCTTCGCCCTCTGCGAG AACAGCATGATCCTCTCTTCTGCCATCTTCATCACCCTCATAGGCTTGCTTGGATACCTCCATTTTGTGAAGATTGATCAGGAGACTCTTTTAATCATTGATTCCCTTGGCATCCAAATGACTTCGTCCTATGCCTCAGGCAAAGAAAGTACCACCTTCATTGAGATGGGCAAGGTGAAGGATATTGTCATCAATGAGGCCATTTACATG CAGAAGGTTATATACTACCTCTGTATTTTATTGAAGGATCCGTTGGAACCACAAGAAATATCCCAAGTAGTACCCGTCTTCCAG AGTGCCAAGCCCCGCCTGGACTGCTTGATTGAAGTTTACAGGAGCTGCCAGGAGGTCCTGGCAAACCAGAAAGCCACATCAACAAGATCATGA
- the PIGH gene encoding phosphatidylinositol N-acetylglucosaminyltransferase subunit H isoform X2 produces the protein MEDEQSFSDISGGRLSLQRRYYTQSCREFCLNCPRLSLRSLTAVTCTVWLVAYGLFALCENSMILSSAIFITLIGLLGYLHFVKIDQETLLIIDSLGIQMTSSYASGKESTTFIEMGKVKDIVINEAIYMKVIYYLCILLKDPLEPQEISQVVPVFQRRDEKEMKTCSTTSPFVKFPPAGEDSRLEPRSLSL, from the exons ATGGAGGACGAGCAGAGCTTCTCGGATATCAGTGGCGGGCGCCTGTCCTTGCAGCGCCGCTACTACACCCAGTCCTGCCGGGAGTTCTGTCTCAACTGCCCTCGGCTCTCGTTGCGGTCGCTCACCGCTGTCACCTGCACCGTGTGGCTGGTGGCCTACGGACTCTTCGCCCTCTGCGAG AACAGCATGATCCTCTCTTCTGCCATCTTCATCACCCTCATAGGCTTGCTTGGATACCTCCATTTTGTGAAGATTGATCAGGAGACTCTTTTAATCATTGATTCCCTTGGCATCCAAATGACTTCGTCCTATGCCTCAGGCAAAGAAAGTACCACCTTCATTGAGATGGGCAAGGTGAAGGATATTGTCATCAATGAGGCCATTTACATG AAGGTTATATACTACCTCTGTATTTTATTGAAGGATCCGTTGGAACCACAAGAAATATCCCAAGTAGTACCCGTCTTCCAG aggagggatgagaaagagatgaagacctgcagcactacttccccatttgtgaagtttccccctgcaggtgaggattcacggcttgaacccaggtccttgtcattgtaa
- the PIGH gene encoding phosphatidylinositol N-acetylglucosaminyltransferase subunit H isoform X5 has translation MEDEQSFSDISGGRLSLQRRYYTQSCREFCLNCPRLSLRSLTAVTCTVWLVAYGLFALCENSMILSSAIFITLIGLLGYLHFVKIDQETLLIIDSLGIQMTSSYASGKESTTFIEMGKVKDIVINEAIYMDPLEPQEISQVVPVFQRRDEKEMKTCSTTSPFVKFPPAGEDSRLEPRSLSL, from the exons ATGGAGGACGAGCAGAGCTTCTCGGATATCAGTGGCGGGCGCCTGTCCTTGCAGCGCCGCTACTACACCCAGTCCTGCCGGGAGTTCTGTCTCAACTGCCCTCGGCTCTCGTTGCGGTCGCTCACCGCTGTCACCTGCACCGTGTGGCTGGTGGCCTACGGACTCTTCGCCCTCTGCGAG AACAGCATGATCCTCTCTTCTGCCATCTTCATCACCCTCATAGGCTTGCTTGGATACCTCCATTTTGTGAAGATTGATCAGGAGACTCTTTTAATCATTGATTCCCTTGGCATCCAAATGACTTCGTCCTATGCCTCAGGCAAAGAAAGTACCACCTTCATTGAGATGGGCAAGGTGAAGGATATTGTCATCAATGAGGCCATTTACATG GATCCGTTGGAACCACAAGAAATATCCCAAGTAGTACCCGTCTTCCAG aggagggatgagaaagagatgaagacctgcagcactacttccccatttgtgaagtttccccctgcaggtgaggattcacggcttgaacccaggtccttgtcattgtaa
- the PIGH gene encoding phosphatidylinositol N-acetylglucosaminyltransferase subunit H isoform X8, with amino-acid sequence MEDEQSFSDISGGRLSLQRRYYTQSCREFCLNCPRLSLRSLTAVTCTVWLVAYGLFALCENSMILSSAIFITLIGLLGYLHFVKIDQETLLIIDSLGIQMTSSYASGKESTTFIEMGKVKDIVINEAIYMDPLEPQEISQVVPVFQSAKPRLDCLIEVYRSCQEVLANQKATSTRS; translated from the exons ATGGAGGACGAGCAGAGCTTCTCGGATATCAGTGGCGGGCGCCTGTCCTTGCAGCGCCGCTACTACACCCAGTCCTGCCGGGAGTTCTGTCTCAACTGCCCTCGGCTCTCGTTGCGGTCGCTCACCGCTGTCACCTGCACCGTGTGGCTGGTGGCCTACGGACTCTTCGCCCTCTGCGAG AACAGCATGATCCTCTCTTCTGCCATCTTCATCACCCTCATAGGCTTGCTTGGATACCTCCATTTTGTGAAGATTGATCAGGAGACTCTTTTAATCATTGATTCCCTTGGCATCCAAATGACTTCGTCCTATGCCTCAGGCAAAGAAAGTACCACCTTCATTGAGATGGGCAAGGTGAAGGATATTGTCATCAATGAGGCCATTTACATG GATCCGTTGGAACCACAAGAAATATCCCAAGTAGTACCCGTCTTCCAG AGTGCCAAGCCCCGCCTGGACTGCTTGATTGAAGTTTACAGGAGCTGCCAGGAGGTCCTGGCAAACCAGAAAGCCACATCAACAAGATCATGA
- the PIGH gene encoding phosphatidylinositol N-acetylglucosaminyltransferase subunit H isoform X13, which yields MEDEQSFSDISGGRLSLQRRYYTQSCREFCLNCPRLSLRSLTAVTCTVWLVAYGLFALCENSMILSSAIFITLIGLLGYLHFVKIDQETLLIIDSLGIQMTSSYASGKESTTFIEMGKVKDIVINEAIYMDPLEPQEISQVVPVFQTYSVGDLAS from the exons ATGGAGGACGAGCAGAGCTTCTCGGATATCAGTGGCGGGCGCCTGTCCTTGCAGCGCCGCTACTACACCCAGTCCTGCCGGGAGTTCTGTCTCAACTGCCCTCGGCTCTCGTTGCGGTCGCTCACCGCTGTCACCTGCACCGTGTGGCTGGTGGCCTACGGACTCTTCGCCCTCTGCGAG AACAGCATGATCCTCTCTTCTGCCATCTTCATCACCCTCATAGGCTTGCTTGGATACCTCCATTTTGTGAAGATTGATCAGGAGACTCTTTTAATCATTGATTCCCTTGGCATCCAAATGACTTCGTCCTATGCCTCAGGCAAAGAAAGTACCACCTTCATTGAGATGGGCAAGGTGAAGGATATTGTCATCAATGAGGCCATTTACATG GATCCGTTGGAACCACAAGAAATATCCCAAGTAGTACCCGTCTTCCAG ACTTACAGTGTTGGAGATTTGGCCTCATAA
- the PIGH gene encoding phosphatidylinositol N-acetylglucosaminyltransferase subunit H isoform X12 yields the protein MEDEQSFSDISGGRLSLQRRYYTQSCREFCLNCPRLSLRSLTAVTCTVWLVAYGLFALCENSMILSSAIFITLIGLLGYLHFVKIDQETLLIIDSLGIQMTSSYASGKESTTFIEMGKVKDIVINEAIYMSAKPRLDCLIEVYRSCQEVLANQKATSTRS from the exons ATGGAGGACGAGCAGAGCTTCTCGGATATCAGTGGCGGGCGCCTGTCCTTGCAGCGCCGCTACTACACCCAGTCCTGCCGGGAGTTCTGTCTCAACTGCCCTCGGCTCTCGTTGCGGTCGCTCACCGCTGTCACCTGCACCGTGTGGCTGGTGGCCTACGGACTCTTCGCCCTCTGCGAG AACAGCATGATCCTCTCTTCTGCCATCTTCATCACCCTCATAGGCTTGCTTGGATACCTCCATTTTGTGAAGATTGATCAGGAGACTCTTTTAATCATTGATTCCCTTGGCATCCAAATGACTTCGTCCTATGCCTCAGGCAAAGAAAGTACCACCTTCATTGAGATGGGCAAGGTGAAGGATATTGTCATCAATGAGGCCATTTACATG AGTGCCAAGCCCCGCCTGGACTGCTTGATTGAAGTTTACAGGAGCTGCCAGGAGGTCCTGGCAAACCAGAAAGCCACATCAACAAGATCATGA
- the PIGH gene encoding phosphatidylinositol N-acetylglucosaminyltransferase subunit H isoform X10, whose amino-acid sequence MEDEQSFSDISGGRLSLQRRYYTQSCREFCLNCPRLSLRSLTAVTCTVWLVAYGLFALCENSMILSSAIFITLIGLLGYLHFVKIDQETLLIIDSLGIQMTSSYASGKESTTFIEMGKVKDIVINEAIYMDPLEPQEISQVVPVFQTCFIDLQCWRFGLIMNNFTIL is encoded by the exons ATGGAGGACGAGCAGAGCTTCTCGGATATCAGTGGCGGGCGCCTGTCCTTGCAGCGCCGCTACTACACCCAGTCCTGCCGGGAGTTCTGTCTCAACTGCCCTCGGCTCTCGTTGCGGTCGCTCACCGCTGTCACCTGCACCGTGTGGCTGGTGGCCTACGGACTCTTCGCCCTCTGCGAG AACAGCATGATCCTCTCTTCTGCCATCTTCATCACCCTCATAGGCTTGCTTGGATACCTCCATTTTGTGAAGATTGATCAGGAGACTCTTTTAATCATTGATTCCCTTGGCATCCAAATGACTTCGTCCTATGCCTCAGGCAAAGAAAGTACCACCTTCATTGAGATGGGCAAGGTGAAGGATATTGTCATCAATGAGGCCATTTACATG GATCCGTTGGAACCACAAGAAATATCCCAAGTAGTACCCGTCTTCCAG ACTTGTTTTATAGACTTACAGTGTTGGAGATTTGGCCTCATAATGAACAACTTCACCATACTTTAG
- the PIGH gene encoding phosphatidylinositol N-acetylglucosaminyltransferase subunit H isoform X7: MEDEQSFSDISGGRLSLQRRYYTQSCREFCLNCPRLSLRSLTAVTCTVWLVAYGLFALCENSMILSSAIFITLIGLLGYLHFVKIDQETLLIIDSLGIQMTSSYASGKESTTFIEMGKVKDIVINEAIYMKVIYYLCILLKDPLEPQEISQVVPVFQTCFIDLQCWRFGLIMNNFTIL; encoded by the exons ATGGAGGACGAGCAGAGCTTCTCGGATATCAGTGGCGGGCGCCTGTCCTTGCAGCGCCGCTACTACACCCAGTCCTGCCGGGAGTTCTGTCTCAACTGCCCTCGGCTCTCGTTGCGGTCGCTCACCGCTGTCACCTGCACCGTGTGGCTGGTGGCCTACGGACTCTTCGCCCTCTGCGAG AACAGCATGATCCTCTCTTCTGCCATCTTCATCACCCTCATAGGCTTGCTTGGATACCTCCATTTTGTGAAGATTGATCAGGAGACTCTTTTAATCATTGATTCCCTTGGCATCCAAATGACTTCGTCCTATGCCTCAGGCAAAGAAAGTACCACCTTCATTGAGATGGGCAAGGTGAAGGATATTGTCATCAATGAGGCCATTTACATG AAGGTTATATACTACCTCTGTATTTTATTGAAGGATCCGTTGGAACCACAAGAAATATCCCAAGTAGTACCCGTCTTCCAG ACTTGTTTTATAGACTTACAGTGTTGGAGATTTGGCCTCATAATGAACAACTTCACCATACTTTAG
- the PIGH gene encoding phosphatidylinositol N-acetylglucosaminyltransferase subunit H isoform X11 — protein MEDEQSFSDISGGRLSLQRRYYTQSCREFCLNCPRLSLRSLTAVTCTVWLVAYGLFALCENSMILSSAIFITLIGLLGYLHFVKIDQETLLIIDSLGIQMTSSYASGKESTTFIEMGKVKDIVINEAIYMKVIYYLCILLKDPLEPQEISQVVPVFQTYSVGDLAS, from the exons ATGGAGGACGAGCAGAGCTTCTCGGATATCAGTGGCGGGCGCCTGTCCTTGCAGCGCCGCTACTACACCCAGTCCTGCCGGGAGTTCTGTCTCAACTGCCCTCGGCTCTCGTTGCGGTCGCTCACCGCTGTCACCTGCACCGTGTGGCTGGTGGCCTACGGACTCTTCGCCCTCTGCGAG AACAGCATGATCCTCTCTTCTGCCATCTTCATCACCCTCATAGGCTTGCTTGGATACCTCCATTTTGTGAAGATTGATCAGGAGACTCTTTTAATCATTGATTCCCTTGGCATCCAAATGACTTCGTCCTATGCCTCAGGCAAAGAAAGTACCACCTTCATTGAGATGGGCAAGGTGAAGGATATTGTCATCAATGAGGCCATTTACATG AAGGTTATATACTACCTCTGTATTTTATTGAAGGATCCGTTGGAACCACAAGAAATATCCCAAGTAGTACCCGTCTTCCAG ACTTACAGTGTTGGAGATTTGGCCTCATAA
- the PIGH gene encoding phosphatidylinositol N-acetylglucosaminyltransferase subunit H isoform X4, with protein MEDEQSFSDISGGRLSLQRRYYTQSCREFCLNCPRLSLRSLTAVTCTVWLVAYGLFALCENSMILSSAIFITLIGLLGYLHFVKIDQETLLIIDSLGIQMTSSYASGKESTTFIEMGKVKDIVINEAIYMKVIYYLCILLKDPLEPQEISQVVPVFQSAKPRLDCLIEVYRSCQEVLANQKATSTRS; from the exons ATGGAGGACGAGCAGAGCTTCTCGGATATCAGTGGCGGGCGCCTGTCCTTGCAGCGCCGCTACTACACCCAGTCCTGCCGGGAGTTCTGTCTCAACTGCCCTCGGCTCTCGTTGCGGTCGCTCACCGCTGTCACCTGCACCGTGTGGCTGGTGGCCTACGGACTCTTCGCCCTCTGCGAG AACAGCATGATCCTCTCTTCTGCCATCTTCATCACCCTCATAGGCTTGCTTGGATACCTCCATTTTGTGAAGATTGATCAGGAGACTCTTTTAATCATTGATTCCCTTGGCATCCAAATGACTTCGTCCTATGCCTCAGGCAAAGAAAGTACCACCTTCATTGAGATGGGCAAGGTGAAGGATATTGTCATCAATGAGGCCATTTACATG AAGGTTATATACTACCTCTGTATTTTATTGAAGGATCCGTTGGAACCACAAGAAATATCCCAAGTAGTACCCGTCTTCCAG AGTGCCAAGCCCCGCCTGGACTGCTTGATTGAAGTTTACAGGAGCTGCCAGGAGGTCCTGGCAAACCAGAAAGCCACATCAACAAGATCATGA